From a single Paraburkholderia edwinii genomic region:
- a CDS encoding histidine phosphatase family protein translates to MRSTFIYKDHKLLYFIRHGESLANEQNYFAGTLDSPLTRLGRRQAREAAAGIRKLDLDFDEVHISTLGRARETAQIVLGDDLARHARIVFTDALIERDFGIFAGENKTLLKKSLGYERFDHFIHDPAGTPPGGESWMDMYARCRKYYDEVLAPLEQAGKRILVVAHKYIVEVFALIASGRSPSEYLDFKLPNSRPLSWDDLRTLTSSSSSALNRIADHVEIYLPHWALGGALAGFALALLDMTPSAALTNVMVLLLLAVNAFFLALRIDASALDPRRESHRASLVTLSLVRVAIGGWLLFLVSEAWARPIGLLLLMPPALSVPTFSLSRGGDYFFAARNTLLLSVLFPLALLAASYVAPGVATDPDGLKRFFIILVVAIAVPIALAQKWRIRNAITAGRITTNWSWLGSLATVPLAFLGTASTASSSLASDLRSGEPGVYASLLIPLLTLALIRAGSALYVRLQPMFGGKEIAPPIASDLHLLQTLPNIFLWFSLLMPGMRDEHPSLIAGTMLGFFVFAFVDEAIVVARFRARVQLVMDSMLGRSRPRPRRPAHARSFNQVRDSAVGSNSQFES, encoded by the coding sequence ATGCGTTCGACCTTCATTTATAAGGATCACAAATTGTTATATTTCATTCGCCACGGTGAATCACTCGCTAACGAGCAAAACTACTTTGCAGGCACATTGGATTCCCCGCTGACACGTCTTGGACGCAGGCAGGCGCGCGAGGCAGCAGCAGGCATCCGCAAGCTCGACCTCGATTTCGATGAGGTGCACATATCCACGCTCGGGCGGGCGCGGGAGACTGCGCAGATCGTACTTGGCGACGATCTCGCCAGACACGCCCGGATAGTATTCACCGACGCGCTGATCGAGCGGGATTTCGGCATCTTTGCCGGTGAGAACAAGACGCTGCTCAAGAAGTCGCTCGGCTACGAACGCTTCGATCACTTCATCCACGATCCAGCCGGCACGCCGCCTGGCGGAGAAAGCTGGATGGATATGTATGCGCGCTGCAGGAAGTACTACGACGAGGTTCTGGCGCCCCTCGAGCAGGCAGGCAAGCGGATACTCGTGGTCGCGCACAAGTACATTGTCGAGGTGTTTGCGCTTATCGCGTCCGGGCGATCGCCGTCCGAATATCTCGACTTCAAATTGCCGAACTCCCGTCCGCTATCGTGGGACGATCTGAGAACACTGACTTCAAGCAGTTCGTCGGCACTGAACCGTATCGCCGACCACGTTGAGATCTATCTGCCGCACTGGGCGCTCGGAGGAGCACTCGCCGGCTTCGCGCTCGCGCTGCTGGATATGACTCCGTCCGCGGCATTGACGAACGTCATGGTTCTTCTGTTGCTGGCCGTCAACGCGTTCTTCCTTGCGCTGAGAATCGACGCAAGCGCGCTGGATCCGCGCCGCGAATCGCACAGGGCGTCGCTCGTGACGCTGAGCCTGGTGCGTGTTGCGATCGGTGGGTGGCTGCTTTTCCTGGTCAGCGAGGCGTGGGCTCGTCCGATCGGTCTGCTATTGCTGATGCCGCCCGCGCTGTCGGTTCCGACGTTTTCTCTCTCGCGTGGCGGGGACTATTTCTTCGCGGCACGCAATACATTGCTGCTTTCAGTGCTGTTTCCGCTGGCCTTGCTCGCTGCGTCGTATGTCGCGCCTGGCGTCGCGACTGATCCTGATGGCTTGAAACGCTTTTTCATCATTCTTGTTGTCGCGATTGCCGTGCCGATCGCGCTCGCGCAGAAGTGGCGCATTCGCAATGCGATTACGGCAGGCCGCATCACTACCAACTGGAGCTGGCTCGGTTCGCTTGCGACTGTTCCGTTGGCGTTTCTCGGCACCGCAAGCACGGCGAGTTCGTCGCTCGCAAGCGATTTGCGCTCCGGTGAACCGGGCGTCTATGCCTCCTTGCTGATTCCACTATTGACGCTCGCCCTGATTCGCGCGGGAAGTGCGCTGTATGTGCGTCTACAGCCGATGTTCGGCGGGAAAGAGATTGCGCCGCCGATAGCAAGCGACCTGCATCTTCTGCAGACCCTGCCGAACATCTTTCTGTGGTTCAGCCTGCTCATGCCTGGCATGCGCGACGAGCATCCATCGCTTATCGCCGGAACGATGTTGGGCTTCTTCGTCTTTGCATTCGTCGATGAAGCCATCGTCGTCGCCCGCTTTCGCGCACGCGTTCAGCTCGTGATGGATTCGATGCTCGGGAGGTCGCGTCCGCGTCCACGTCGCCCTGCGCATGCCCGCAGTTTCAACCAGGTGCGAGATAGCGCGGTTGGTTCGAACAGCCAATTCGAAAGCTGA
- a CDS encoding sigma-70 family RNA polymerase sigma factor, whose amino-acid sequence MDRTHGDGVLQRTEARLQALFLRGLDGDESAYRRFLSDLGGLLRGFLKRRLSSRPSDVEDLVQEVLLAVHNGRATYRSSEPLTAWVHAIARYKLVDYLRARMRVEALNDPLDDSMELFAAPELEPAQAKRDLRKLLEHLPDHQRLPIVHVKLEGLSVSETARMTGLSESAVKVGVHRGLKALAARIRGVQ is encoded by the coding sequence ATGGATCGAACTCACGGTGACGGCGTATTGCAGAGAACGGAGGCACGCCTCCAGGCACTGTTTCTCAGAGGGCTCGACGGTGACGAAAGCGCGTACCGCCGTTTTCTGTCGGATCTGGGTGGGCTCTTGCGTGGCTTCTTGAAACGACGCTTGAGCAGCCGGCCGAGCGACGTTGAAGATCTGGTGCAGGAGGTGTTGCTGGCGGTCCATAACGGACGCGCAACATACCGCTCATCGGAACCGCTGACCGCCTGGGTGCATGCAATCGCGCGCTACAAGCTGGTCGATTATTTACGTGCTCGCATGCGCGTCGAGGCCTTGAACGATCCGCTCGACGACTCGATGGAACTGTTTGCCGCGCCGGAACTTGAACCGGCGCAAGCGAAGCGCGATTTGCGCAAGCTGCTCGAGCACTTGCCCGATCATCAGCGATTGCCGATCGTGCACGTCAAACTGGAAGGCTTGTCCGTGTCTGAGACTGCGCGGATGACAGGCCTATCCGAGTCGGCTGTCAAGGTAGGCGTACATCGTGGACTAAAAGCATTGGCAGCCAGGATTCGAGGAGTGCAATGA
- a CDS encoding DUF1109 domain-containing protein → MKTDELISMLATGVAPVDRHVVARRFCISVLLGAAGAVLIVSMVLGVRADLAEVAATPIFWAKVALPLVVTIGALVASTRLARPGAMPGSGWLWISAPVAAVWLATLYLLINAPAGTRLSMVLGQSWRVCPFNIAMLSIPSFVAVFWALRGLAPTRSALTGAVGGLLAGSTAALAYCLHCPEMSIPFWSLWYLAGMLVPSAVGAALGPRLLRW, encoded by the coding sequence ATGAAAACGGATGAGCTCATTTCGATGCTCGCCACCGGCGTCGCGCCGGTGGATCGGCATGTCGTCGCGAGGCGGTTTTGCATCAGCGTGCTACTCGGTGCGGCCGGAGCCGTTCTGATCGTGTCGATGGTCCTGGGTGTTCGTGCGGATCTGGCTGAAGTCGCGGCCACGCCAATCTTTTGGGCAAAGGTCGCGCTGCCGCTTGTCGTGACGATTGGCGCGCTAGTCGCATCGACGCGGCTCGCCCGACCCGGTGCAATGCCTGGTAGCGGCTGGTTGTGGATCAGTGCGCCAGTGGCGGCGGTCTGGCTCGCCACGCTGTATCTGTTGATCAACGCGCCGGCCGGTACGCGGCTTTCGATGGTGCTGGGTCAATCGTGGCGCGTTTGCCCATTCAATATTGCGATGCTGTCGATACCGTCATTCGTCGCGGTGTTCTGGGCACTCCGAGGGCTTGCGCCGACCCGTTCAGCCCTGACGGGCGCAGTGGGCGGATTGCTCGCCGGCTCGACGGCGGCGCTTGCATATTGTTTGCATTGCCCGGAGATGAGCATTCCATTCTGGAGCCTCTGGTATTTGGCTGGCATGCTGGTGCCTTCGGCGGTCGGCGCGGCGCTCGGACCGCGCCTGCTTCGCTGGTGA
- a CDS encoding TonB-dependent receptor, whose protein sequence is MNIRKASRQAREVARTAHARWRKGADVRLAALCMGIAVAQSGWAQSQEQPQPSTTPSATLPDATLPAIHVQGVAPTGYGPLVETDRVNDPRQRIDASKTGTRLEDMPASVQVIPRQLVNEQGGTMLRDAITNASGVNYGGQDSKGYYDHFLIRGLNAQVYEDGFSDGDELSGISHSLNGVKQVEVIEGPGSALFGSGPPGGTLNIVHYTPSPDLHYGASVQTGSYGTLTNTDYITGPTGISGLNYRVDATFSRTDGFRDLASRDYEVRPDLQWQLGKHTLEFSLDLRDIHETPDSYGIIYFHGSPLSSVSRDAKFSTPFATARQTYVRPALTDKWEVNDFLTINNRFSYLHRSLDVLTNGDSTSTKISNGEVVGRQLRQQDDSDNSFDYQLEPVWKFGTGSVGHTLLTGFEYQHQVIDTERTTADLPNIPDAFNPIPPETSADQLAFLCDAKHSCDNDHLAANYYSVYATDQIDVTDKFKVRAGVRKDWWDTSLTPNITVPGRFGTNGQPLLAGVTDSRNDAPVSWNIGALYKLLPWMTPYFGISKSHFANFNSENTQNGIGAPESALQYEVGVKFSMLNERLILNTALFDVKRDNVAALTTINGIESVVFDSQKTRGAEASIDAALTSHWHVVANFTAQDPEITDNPQGISSVGNRPQGAPAYIGNLWTTYDFSIAGVPGFHVGAGVNYVAKTYSDITNANSIPSYVITNAAVGYEAPRWGIDLNVHNLFDRRYYVAANAAGAFVGESLSAFVNVHANF, encoded by the coding sequence ATGAATATCAGAAAGGCGAGCCGACAGGCTCGCGAGGTGGCGCGCACGGCTCATGCGCGTTGGCGCAAGGGCGCCGATGTTCGGCTTGCCGCGCTATGCATGGGCATTGCGGTCGCGCAATCCGGTTGGGCGCAATCGCAGGAACAACCCCAACCGTCGACGACGCCCTCCGCCACGCTGCCCGATGCCACCTTGCCCGCGATTCATGTGCAAGGCGTCGCGCCGACCGGCTACGGCCCGCTGGTCGAAACCGATCGTGTCAACGATCCGCGGCAGCGCATCGACGCGAGCAAAACCGGCACGAGGCTCGAAGATATGCCGGCAAGCGTTCAGGTCATTCCGCGCCAACTCGTCAACGAGCAGGGCGGCACAATGCTGCGCGACGCGATTACCAACGCAAGCGGCGTCAATTATGGCGGACAGGATTCGAAGGGCTACTACGATCACTTCCTGATTCGCGGCCTCAACGCACAGGTTTACGAAGACGGCTTTTCCGACGGCGACGAACTGAGCGGCATCTCACACTCGCTGAACGGTGTGAAGCAGGTCGAGGTGATCGAAGGTCCGGGCTCGGCGCTTTTCGGCAGCGGGCCGCCGGGCGGCACGCTCAATATCGTGCATTACACGCCATCGCCCGATCTTCACTATGGCGCGAGCGTGCAGACCGGTTCGTACGGAACCCTGACGAATACCGATTACATCACCGGGCCGACCGGCATTTCCGGCCTGAATTACCGCGTCGACGCCACGTTCTCGCGCACCGACGGCTTTCGCGACCTCGCGAGCCGTGACTATGAAGTCAGGCCCGATCTGCAATGGCAACTGGGCAAGCACACGCTCGAATTCTCGCTCGACCTGCGCGATATTCATGAGACGCCCGATTCGTACGGGATTATCTATTTCCACGGTTCGCCGCTCTCGAGCGTCTCGCGCGACGCGAAATTCTCGACGCCGTTCGCGACCGCGCGGCAAACCTATGTGCGCCCGGCGCTGACCGACAAGTGGGAGGTGAACGACTTCCTGACGATCAACAACCGCTTCTCGTATCTGCACCGCTCGCTCGATGTGTTGACGAACGGCGACAGCACGAGCACGAAGATCAGCAACGGCGAGGTAGTCGGCCGTCAATTGCGGCAACAGGACGACAGCGACAACAGCTTCGACTATCAGCTCGAACCGGTGTGGAAGTTCGGCACCGGCAGCGTCGGCCACACGCTGCTGACCGGCTTCGAGTATCAGCATCAGGTGATCGATACCGAACGCACGACTGCGGATTTGCCGAACATTCCGGACGCGTTCAACCCGATTCCGCCCGAAACGAGCGCCGACCAGCTCGCGTTCCTGTGCGACGCAAAGCATTCGTGCGATAACGATCATCTGGCCGCGAACTACTACAGCGTCTACGCGACCGACCAGATCGACGTGACCGACAAGTTCAAGGTGCGCGCCGGTGTGCGCAAGGACTGGTGGGATACGTCGCTGACACCGAACATCACGGTGCCGGGGCGCTTCGGTACGAACGGCCAGCCGCTGCTTGCCGGCGTAACGGACTCGCGCAACGATGCGCCGGTCAGCTGGAATATCGGTGCGCTGTACAAGCTGCTGCCATGGATGACACCGTACTTCGGCATTTCGAAGAGCCACTTCGCCAACTTCAACTCGGAGAATACGCAGAACGGCATCGGCGCACCCGAATCGGCGCTGCAGTACGAGGTCGGCGTGAAGTTTTCGATGCTCAACGAGCGCCTCATCCTCAATACCGCGTTATTCGATGTGAAGCGCGACAACGTCGCGGCGCTGACGACGATCAACGGCATCGAGTCGGTTGTGTTCGACAGTCAGAAAACGCGCGGTGCCGAAGCGTCGATCGACGCGGCGCTGACGAGCCATTGGCATGTCGTCGCGAACTTCACGGCGCAAGACCCGGAAATCACCGATAACCCGCAGGGCATTTCGTCGGTCGGCAATCGTCCACAAGGCGCGCCTGCTTATATCGGCAATCTTTGGACGACCTACGATTTTTCGATCGCGGGCGTGCCGGGTTTCCATGTCGGCGCAGGCGTGAACTACGTTGCGAAGACGTATAGCGACATCACCAACGCCAACTCGATTCCGTCGTATGTGATCACGAACGCAGCGGTCGGCTACGAGGCGCCGCGTTGGGGGATCGACCTGAATGTGCACAACCTGTTCGACCGGCGCTACTACGTCGCGGCGAACGCGGCAGGTGCGTTTGTCGGCGAGTCGTTGAGCGCGTTCGTCAACGTGCACGCGAACTTCTGA
- a CDS encoding NAD(P)/FAD-dependent oxidoreductase — MNEATCDALVVGDGPAGCVAALTLRRAGLRCTMLAPSMPASRRGAIESVPPMVPLLLAAAGIGGHQFADAIAGRFGGMRSDGGVRLFQSSDGMTRTLREEGWHVERAQFDRVLLNHALEQGVTLQRDRVTAASCMTDGVAVETAMTRHRARWLVDASGRGAMLQRLLGLVAITRGPKMLAWRGVARLSQSADAQHDATQGGTRDLTHDVMTSATHAMPTFETSGSSWLWQAPLDDGTLAWTWAGEANAPPPARVRAPVYPDTSGRRDESGTTAASVARGFDVSWRLVRPAAGAAYRIVGDAAAMLDPRSGQGVLFALSSALAAARSIVAVEQAPHLRALEAAGYDAFVAAEFRRKGDELMRRMPAPANEADVSG, encoded by the coding sequence ATGAACGAGGCAACGTGCGATGCGCTCGTGGTCGGCGACGGTCCCGCGGGATGCGTCGCCGCGTTGACGCTGCGGCGCGCGGGTTTGCGCTGCACGATGCTCGCGCCGTCAATGCCGGCCAGTCGGCGCGGCGCGATCGAAAGCGTCCCGCCGATGGTGCCGTTGCTGCTTGCGGCGGCAGGGATTGGCGGCCACCAGTTTGCGGACGCAATCGCCGGCCGCTTCGGCGGCATGAGGTCGGATGGCGGTGTGCGGCTTTTCCAGAGCAGCGATGGCATGACCCGCACACTGCGCGAGGAAGGTTGGCATGTCGAGCGCGCGCAATTCGACCGCGTTTTGCTGAATCACGCGCTCGAACAGGGCGTGACGTTGCAGCGAGACCGTGTGACGGCGGCGTCTTGCATGACCGACGGCGTGGCCGTGGAAACCGCGATGACGCGCCATCGCGCGCGCTGGCTCGTCGATGCATCGGGGCGCGGCGCGATGCTTCAGCGTCTGCTCGGTCTTGTTGCGATCACGCGAGGCCCGAAGATGCTCGCGTGGCGCGGCGTCGCACGGCTTTCGCAAAGCGCCGATGCTCAGCACGACGCAACGCAGGGCGGAACGCGCGACCTGACGCACGACGTAATGACTAGCGCAACCCATGCGATGCCCACCTTCGAGACATCGGGTTCGAGCTGGCTATGGCAGGCGCCGCTCGACGACGGCACGCTGGCATGGACGTGGGCCGGCGAAGCGAATGCGCCGCCGCCGGCCCGCGTGCGTGCGCCGGTCTATCCGGACACGAGCGGGCGCCGCGACGAAAGCGGCACGACCGCTGCATCCGTCGCACGCGGCTTCGACGTCAGCTGGCGGCTGGTTCGCCCGGCCGCCGGCGCGGCATACCGGATCGTCGGCGACGCCGCCGCAATGCTCGATCCGCGCAGCGGCCAGGGCGTGCTTTTCGCGCTGTCGTCGGCGCTTGCTGCGGCGCGTTCGATCGTCGCTGTCGAACAGGCGCCGCATCTGCGTGCACTCGAAGCCGCTGGCTACGACGCCTTCGTCGCGGCCGAGTTCCGGCGCAAAGGGGACGAGTTGATGCGTCGCATGCCTGCCCCGGCGAACGAAGCCGACGTCAGTGGTTAA
- a CDS encoding aldo/keto reductase family oxidoreductase — protein MPNHASVKTFPLAGRPVRRIGYGAMQLAGPGVFGPPKDRGAALAVLRAAVEAGIDHIDTSDYYGPRVTNLLIREALHPYPENLTIVTKVGARRDDTGAWLPALTPQELRQQVHDNLHNLRLDALDVVNVRIMGDIHKPSEGSIEPQVTALAELQREGLVRHIGLSNVTSAQVAEARRIADIVCVQNLYNVVERDDDALVDELASVGIAFVPFFPLGGFTPIQSSVLAKVAESVDATPRQVALAWLLHRSPNILLIPGTSSVGHLHENIAAERIELTDEAQAELDAIGGTREKE, from the coding sequence ATGCCGAATCACGCTTCCGTCAAAACGTTTCCACTCGCCGGCCGTCCGGTGCGCCGCATCGGCTATGGCGCGATGCAACTGGCCGGTCCCGGTGTGTTCGGACCGCCTAAAGATCGTGGCGCTGCGCTTGCGGTACTGCGTGCAGCGGTCGAAGCCGGCATCGATCACATCGATACCAGCGACTATTACGGCCCGCGGGTGACCAATCTGCTGATCCGCGAGGCGCTCCATCCGTACCCGGAAAATCTGACGATCGTCACCAAGGTCGGCGCACGTCGCGACGACACCGGCGCATGGCTGCCGGCGCTCACACCGCAGGAATTGCGACAGCAGGTGCACGACAATCTGCACAATCTGCGCCTCGATGCGCTCGATGTCGTGAACGTGCGGATCATGGGCGATATCCATAAGCCGTCGGAAGGATCGATCGAGCCACAGGTAACCGCACTCGCCGAACTGCAGCGCGAAGGGCTCGTGCGGCATATCGGGCTCAGCAATGTGACATCGGCGCAGGTCGCCGAAGCGCGTCGCATCGCGGATATCGTCTGCGTGCAGAACCTCTACAACGTGGTCGAGCGCGATGACGACGCACTCGTCGACGAACTTGCGAGCGTCGGTATCGCGTTTGTGCCGTTTTTCCCGCTCGGCGGGTTCACGCCGATTCAGTCGTCGGTGCTCGCGAAAGTCGCGGAGTCGGTGGATGCGACGCCGCGGCAGGTTGCGCTCGCCTGGCTGTTGCATCGATCACCGAATATTCTGCTGATTCCGGGGACGTCGTCGGTCGGGCATCTGCACGAGAACATCGCGGCGGAACGGATCGAATTGACGGATGAAGCGCAGGCAGAGCTTGATGCGATCGGTGGGACGCGGGAAAAGGAATAA